TGTCTGATGGAGGACACATTGAGCCTCATGTGAAGGGCTAGGGGAGAGCTGAGGATGCAGGCATGGAGCTGCATCACTCCAGGCACCAATGAGGCTGTGTTTCCCCCAGAGAAGGCGCTCTCATAGGCAGTAGAGGAGGGTCACATTGCCCTGGGGCCACTGGGCTGCATCTAGAACTCCTGCCAGCACAGGCTGCCTACCATCTGCTCCTGCGTGAGCGTCCCTGATGTACCTCCAGCCCTCCTATTCCCACCTGCGTGCCTGGAGAACATCAAAGCCACCATCTGCTGTACCTGCCCTGGCCCTACCCTGTCCTAATGCCAGCCATAGTGAGAACTATGTGTACAAGTGCCTTGGTCTGACACCGGAGCACTTCCCAACCCAGGTGTGTGGTGCGATGTGCTGGGCATGCAGGGGAGCAGGCCCTGCCAGGCTAGGGGCTCAGACTTGGAAGCAGGTGGACAGGTCCACCCATGCAGCCCATGTCTGCTTGAGGCGAGTTTTCACCACCACCAAGGCTTCCCTAGTGGCACGGAGGTGGGGTCTGGTGGCCAGAGAGTAAGCTCTTGAGTTATCGTGCACCCAGCCAACTCTAGAAGCCCATTGAGTTGTCTCCCGCAGCTCTAGTGCCAGGCACAGCACACAGGGCTCAGCATGGCTACTGGCTCTTCTCCTCACCCCAGAGCTGGGCACCATCTGAGAGAGCCCCCAGCTGGACGGTGGGGCTGGTACCAGCCCCGAGCCACATGTCCCAACAGGGCTAGGAAAAATGTTGCCGATAGGAAAAGAGTGGAACACGCCTGAGACTAGTCTACTAGAGATGGGCCAGCAAAAACCCAGGCCAGAAGGTGATGGTTAGCAGTGGGCCCTGACCAGGGACACAAAGAAGGCTCTGTGCTCACCCATCTTGATGCAACATGTGTGCAGCCCATGTCATCTGTGACCAGATCCTCCAGGAAGCAAACCCAGCTCTGAGGCTGACCAGGCAAGAGACCCCTGACCTCAATGCCCCCCTCCAGGGTCACTGTGAAGGTGAAGTGGAATCCCACCTGTGGCAGGGAGCCACCAAGAAGcgttccctccttcccccagcccctccctcaggcCCCTCACACCCCAACCTCCAGCATAGGTACTACTGGGCATCCATGCCCCACATGCCCCCCATCCCATGGCTGGTCTTCCAGCAGCTAAAGGAGTTCTGACCCGTGGCAGAGCTCTGGTCAATCCTTCTAGAGCCAAGGGCTCTCCCACTGATCACATATTCTAGAACTTTCTCCAGGCCTCTAGAAATGAGAGGAAAACAACTCCCTACCAAGGCCCAGGTGTGACTTGGGAAGAACGGAAGAGGTGCAGGGGTTCAGTGCCAGAGCCTGTAGCTCAGTGTCAGTTGGCTCTCCTTGCTCAGTGGGCCTGTTCCCAGGGAGCAGAGCCCACTAGGCTGTGGAGAGGGCCACAGTTCAGGGTGGCCCCAGTGCCTTCACTCTCCATCACAGCTGCTCAGCTGTCTGCCTCCGGCTGCCCAGGATACACTCAGCTCCCAGCACAGTGCAGGCCGGTTTAAACCAGCCAGGCTCAGAGGTCCAGGCACCAGCAGCTCTGGCCAGAGGCAGAGTTGAGACTCTCTGTGCTGAGTAGACCAGGAGACAGCACCACGTGGCCTATCATTATGccaggtccagccccagcccactcacaggagagaagacaggagaCTCCTGAATTCCCCTAGGAATCCCCTCACCATTGGCTTCTAGGGCTGTCACTCAAGACCCAAGGAAGGAAGAGTTCTACCTAGGAGGATCAAAAGATTGTGGGCAACGGaaaaagaggacagagagaggacaAGTCCTGAGGAGCACCCCCAAGGCTGAGGGGCTTACAGGAAGCACTCCCCCAGCTGGCACTGGGTCAGGAGGCCTGTGGTATTCCTGAGCAAGAGCCTCTGCCCAGGAGCTTCCAAAAGCCCAGGAAGGTGGAATGAGAACTAGTGCTCTCTCCCCAAAGAACTGAACCCACTTCCCCGTCaatgccttcttttcttcctctgttatgCACACGCACTGGGGTCCTCCCAAACAACCTGCCAGAGTGAGAAGGATTTGCACATTCAGAGGTTGAGAAAATGATAACCCAAACCAGCCCCACACTCCTTACTACAAAGAATGGCTCGCTCACCCATGGCCCCCAGTTTGAGTACAGAAAGAGGAACAAGACCCCATCAACCATGTCAAGATCCTGTAAGTGCAAAGAAAGGGATAGAGAACCTGTTCTGTTCCTCAaggagctctggggagagcagggatcagaggtggggtggggggtaaggtgaagagagacagacaaagaaggCAAGACACTGCACACCGACTCTGGGGCCAGAGTGCAGCCCTTGGTGCTACGTGATGCACACATAAGACCCACCTGGGCCTGGTACCCTCTCTGATGGCCCTGAGCTGGTTAAGGACTCTGAGTCCAGCCCCCATGCTGGATCCTCagatgggaggaggagggtggacAGACCTCCTGGAGTGCTGGcagcccaggaagccaggccTGGCATGGGTGAGGCAGGATGGGGGGGAGCCTAGCCAAGGGCGTAGCATGTCCAGAAGGGACTGGGTCAgactggggctggagaagggACCCAGACTGTGAAGCTGGATGCGGGTGGTTCATCCATACCAGGAATGAGAGGAAGGGaccaaggaaggaaaagaggggaTCCCCTCCCTTCTCAATGTTTTCCCAGAAAGAGACAGACAAGGCGAAGTGGATTCTTccattggagaggaagaaggggtACAGGATGAGCGGGAGGACAGGTTTTGGGGGTGTGGCTACCAAAAGAATAGAGATGGAGCTCTTCAGTGAAGAGGAAAGACCAGGGGGTCCCTGAGCCCAGGGAGCTCGGGAATGAGGACAACAGGCTCTGAGGTGGGAAGAGGATGGGCATCTGGCCCCAGTTTTCTGTGGGGTCAGCCTGAGGGGGTGGGCGGGGGGTTTGCTGAGGAGGGGGCAGCTGGAAAGAGAAGCATCTGAGGGAGAGAGATGAGATTCGGATGGGGAATTAAGGAGAGTCAGAACGAGAAAGAAGGGGGTTCCACGCAAAAAACAAGACAGTCTGAGAAAAGGAGAACGAGGAGCTTCCCAACAGGCGCGGAGTCCCGGCTCGGCCGGCCGGCCTGCGAGGAGACGCGGCGCGGGGCCGGCCGCGGCGGGCTGGGGCCGGGCCGGGTCGGGGTCGGGCCGGCGGCCCTACCTGGTACACGGAGGCCTTGGGTAAGTCCAGGCAGACGGTGCAGCACAGCACCGAGTAGAGCCGCTCCTCCAGCTTCCCgctgcccgccgccgccgccgccgccgccgcctcggccgcTTCGGCCGCCCGCAGCCGCTTCTTGGGCGGCGCGTCGGGGTCGCCGGCCGCCTCCTGCAGCTGCCGGGCGCCCGCCAGGCCCGCCTCGTCCGGGAGCCCGGGCCCCGCCGCCTCTcccagcgccgccgccgccgccggccccgcggccgccccgggcccggccccgaccccggccccagcccccgcccccgaccccgccccggccccggccggcACGGCGCCGGCGGGCCCCGCGGCCGGGCCGCCCCCGCCGGCCTCCTCGGCGCCGGACATCGAGGCCAGCCGGCCCGGCGGGCGGGTGCCGGCGCGCTCTCGCGGCTGGAGGTTAGGGGCGCCGCGCGCTCCCGCCGCCCTCTCGCCGCCGCCGCGACCCCGCAGCCCGCTCCCTGCGCCGCCGCCTCAGAGGGTCCGGCCCGCGCGTCGCCCCGCAGACGCCGCCGCCACCAACCCCGGCGTGGCCGCCATCTTTGTTTTCGCTGCGCGCTCcccccgccgctgccgccgccaccgccTCCTCGTTCTCCCTGTCACGTGAGCGGCGCGGAACCAATGGGAGCGCCGCTCTGGGCGAGACGGCGCGGCAGCCAGGGCCAATGGGCGCTCGAGGGTTCCTGAGGGCCCGCCCCTGCAGAAAGTgggctgggagggggcggggcccaggGCGATCCGCGGAGGGGTGCGCGCCTGGGGTGGGGAAGTCTTGAGATGGGGGCGAGCGCGGCGCTTCCGGGCGTTCAGGGCGCGGCCCACACGCCGAGGGTCACCGGGACCGACGCAGCCCTGGACCGCACGTCGGAGTGTGCCTGCGCCTTTGTCCCCCAACACTCGGGCTTGCGTGCGCGGGGCCCTGGGCTGGCTCCTGGAAACCCCGCCGGCCACCCCTTCCCCTCCTGTGCGGGATGAGATGTGCTTCCACAGGACTTAAGCGCCCGGACTCCCCGCGGGAGGACTCGCGACCCCGAGTCTAACCCACTGTTCTGCCCAATCCCGCTTCCTAACCCTGGGGTTGGGAGCTGAAGAGGGGTCAACTGAGCAAACTGAGGGTCTTGGGAAATCAGGACTTCTATTGCACAGGCCAGAGGGCAAACAGGCAGAGGTCGCATAGCCCGGGGAGAAGATGTGGCTTTCTGGGAAGCTGTGGTACAGCCCTCCCCTGCTTCCACCCCAGCCATCAGCCCGTGAAGGTCACTGCCCCAGAGGGCCACCTGCCAGGCCGTGCAAGGGCCCAGGAGTATGTCTTCTCAGTCCAGGGGTTCTCCTGACAAAGATACCAGCAGGAGGCCAAGCTGGGGGACGCCCCAGACTGGTTCCAGCGCATCCCCTTCTTTAGCTCAGAGAAACCAGTTGCTGCCCTGGGAGCCTCAGGAAGCTCACTGGAGGACCCCTcaatccctctttcttttttttttgaggaagattagccctcagctaactactgccagtcctcctctttttgctgaggaagcctggctctgagctaacatccgtgcccatcttcctctactttatatgtgggacacctaccacagcatggctgccaagcggtgccacgtccgcacccgggatccgaaccagcgaaccccgggctgccgagaagtggaacgtgcgaacttaaccgctgcaccaccgggccagcccctcaatcccTCTGAAGAATGGGCAGATTCCATATTTCTGCTAAATCCCTAAGGTTTATTGGAGACCAAACCTCTCTCTGGATCTACGACCATGGCCTGCCCAGAGTCAGGTCCCAAAACATGCCTGGGACCCTTTCATTCTGATCTAAACAAGTCCCCACACTCAGCCAGAGAAGGGGCAGTGCCCAGACTCTACCCCCTGACCAGTCACCATGCAGCAAGCCCACTTGAGGGAAAGGAGAGTCTATCCCTAGAGGAGGAGGCCTCAGGAGCAGGTCCACGGGAGGGGAAGGTGATAGCCAGGGCAGAAGCCCTGCCTTGCTGTCTCCAACTGTCACTCCCACTGCAGGCGCTGTGTGTGCAGGGCCCGGTGGTAGGCCCAACTCCCCGCGGCCAGGGCCCCTCGACAGACGTCCTCCtttggcagcagcagcagtctGTCCTCCTCCAGCCGACTCAGGAGGCCTGCAGCACCCAGCATGGCGCCCCCCCACATTCCATAAGTGTTGGTCGTGAAAACAGCCACAATGAGGATGGTCACTGCGACCACTAGCACCACCGCCTGACCAGCCACAGAGCGGCCCTCGTCACCAAGGTGGTCCCCAGCCAGTGCCAGCACCATGCCCCCTCCCAGGAGCAGGTTGGCGGAGGAGCGGTCCCCATTCACCCAGTGGAAGTCGAAGGCAAGAAGGGGCAGACCAATGACAGTGGCTACCCAGGCTCCAGCAAGATAGTCTTCatctgtgcccagccctggggccagcatggtggcGGTGGCCAAGGCCTGGAGCAGGAAGCCAGCAGCAGCCCCTCGACTTGCCTGTCAACACAGAGAAGGGAGATGTGGGAAAAAGAGGCCAGGACCTTCCGTTAAGCACGGAAGGTTCTGGTGGTCTCATGGAAGCCTGGTCCCCCCGACTCACCTCCCACCACCCTCTCCCTGATCCAGGGAACTAGCTAGGTCCTTGGGGTTTGGGAGTGGGATACGCCCCTGCCAGGCCCCTGTGTACTCACCTGAGCAGTACTCACGGCTGCATGCAGAGACACCACTCCTAGCGCCAGGTGGGACAGGGCCGTGCTCCACTCACTCCAAGGCTTAAGGGCCATGGCGCCTTGGGCGGTAGGGAGTTTGAGGAGACAGGCAGGGGATCCTCAACTTTGGAGATGAAAAAAGAACGCAGAAGCCGGCGACCGGGAGCCCTAAGGGCGACTCCCCAGGACTCCC
Above is a genomic segment from Equus asinus isolate D_3611 breed Donkey chromosome 12, EquAss-T2T_v2, whole genome shotgun sequence containing:
- the LOC106841925 gene encoding transmembrane protein 276 isoform X5, which codes for MALKPWSEWSTALSHLALGVVSLHAAVSTAQASRGAAAGFLLQALATATMLAPGLGTDEDYLAGAWVATVIGLPLLAFDFHWVNGDRSSANLLLGGGMVLALAGDHLGDEGRSVAGQAVVLVVAVTILIVAVFTTNTYGMWGGAMLGAAGLLSRLEEDRLLLLPKEDVCRGALAAGSWAYHRALHTQRLQWE